In the genome of Dermacentor silvarum isolate Dsil-2018 chromosome 1, BIME_Dsil_1.4, whole genome shotgun sequence, one region contains:
- the LOC119443081 gene encoding tachykinin-like peptides receptor 86C has product MPLLEAESADFLARLVNGSWANVDKSNLTDVLLESLNQSSAASATRATVVDVHSERQWVLPWWTQLVYACLFGFMVATAVLGNVAVIWIVLAHRTMRTVTNYFLLNLSVADTITATFNAVFNLVYMLESHWAFGEGYCIFSNFVANLTVSSSAFTMAAMSIDR; this is encoded by the coding sequence ATGCCTCTGCTGGAAGCAGAAAGTGCCGACTTTCTCGCTAGACTCGTCAACGGCTCTTGGGCCAACGTGGACAAGTCGAACTTGACGGACGTGCTACTCGAGTCGCTGAACCAGTCCTCGGCGGCATCGGCCACGCGTGCGACAGTCGTCGACGTGCACAGCGAGCGCCAGTGGGTGCTCCCGTGGTGGACGCAGCTGGTGTACGCCTGCCTTTTCGGTTTCATGGTCGCCACGGCAGTGCTGGGAAACGTCGCGGTGATCTGGATCGTGCTTGCACACCGCACCATGCGCACGGTCACCAACTATTTCCTCCTCAACCTCTCTGTAGCCGACACCATTACGGCCACGTTCAACGCCGTCTTCAACCTGGTCTACATGCTGGAGAGCCACTGGGCCTTCGGCGAAGGCTACTGCATCTTCAGCAACTTCGTGGCCAACTTGACCGTATCTTCTTCGGCCTTTACCATGGCAGCTATGAGCATTGACAGGTGA